The following coding sequences are from one Triticum dicoccoides isolate Atlit2015 ecotype Zavitan chromosome 4A, WEW_v2.0, whole genome shotgun sequence window:
- the LOC119287690 gene encoding 2-carboxy-1,4-naphthoquinone phytyltransferase, chloroplastic-like isoform X1 has protein sequence MPLAGIALAPLLVSPLAPPSPRGSVAAVSAEPARRRRALRRVRCSAAAASGGGGDAVELSRATLLWRAAKLPIYSVALVPLTVGTAAAYNHAGLFFARRYFGLLAAAVLVITWLNLSNDVYDSDTGADKNKKESVVNIVGSRAATQYAANVSLLLGFGGLFWAFAEAGDVRFIVLVLCAILCGYVYQCPPFRLSYRGLGEPLCFAAFGPLATSAFYFSNSSRSISSRTAALLPLSKTVIASSILVGLTTTLILFCSHFHQIEGDRAVGKMSPLVRIGTKTGATLVTVAIGTLYTLLTAFGISRCLPPSCIVLGALTLPLGKWVVDYVQRNHDDDTKIFMAKYYCVRLHALFGMALASGLALARNGILA, from the exons GCCGCCGTCTCTGCAGAGCCCGCGAGAAGGCGCCGCGCGCTACGGCGGGTCCGGTGCTCGGCCGCAGCGGCGTCCGGAGGAGGCGGGGACGCCGTCGAGCTTTCCCGCGCGACGCTGCTCTGGAGGGCGGCCAAGCTGCCCATCTACTCCGTGGCGCTCGTGCCGCTCACC GTAGGGACTGCTGCTGCTTATAACCATGCAGGGTTGTTCTTTGCCAGGCGCTACTTTGGCCTCCTGGCTGCTGCTGTCCTTGTGATCACCTGGCTCAATCTGAG CAATGACGTTTATGATTCAGATACCGGCGCTGATAAGAACAAGAAAGAATCCGTGGTCAATATTGTTGGCAG TCGAGCAGCGACACAATATGCTGCAAATGTTTCTCTTCTGCTCGGCTTTGGTGGGCTATTTTGGGCCTTTGCGGAAGCAGGGGATGTCAGGTTCATCGTTTTGGTGCTATGTGCAATCCTCTGTGGTTATGTTTACCAG TGCCCGCCGTTCCGATTAAGTTACCGCGGTCTAGGCGAACCATTATGTTTTGCTGCATTTGGCCCATTGGCAACGTCAGCATTCTACTTCTCAAACAGCAGCAGAAGCATTTCAAG CAGGACTGCAGCTCTTCTCCCTCTCAGCAAAACAGTCATAGCTTCATCCATTCTTGTTGGGTTGACAACTACCCTGATACTCTTCTGCAGCCACTTTCACCAG ATTGAAGGAGACAGGGCTGTTGGAAAGATGTCTCCCCTG GTAAGAATTGGCACCAAGACAGGCGCGACACTAGTGACAGTTGCGATCGGCACCCTTTACACTCTCTTGACGGCTTTTGGCATAAGCAGATGCCTCCCACCATCCTGCATT GTCCTTGGCGCCCTGACTCTCCCTCTTGGCAAATGGGTTGTGGACTATGTGCAGAGAAACCATGAT GATGACACCAAGATCTTCATGGCCAAGTATTACTGCGTTCGGCTGCACGCCTTGTTCGGGATGGCGCTGGCTTCCGGTCTGGCGCTGGCCAGGAACGGCATACTAGCCTGA
- the LOC119287690 gene encoding 2-carboxy-1,4-naphthoquinone phytyltransferase, chloroplastic-like isoform X3 has translation MPLAGIALAPLLVSPLAPPSPRGSVAAVSAEPARRRRALRRVRCSAAAASGGGGDAVELSRATLLWRAAKLPIYSVALVPLTVGTAAAYNHAGLFFARRYFGLLAAAVLVITWLNLSNDVYDSDTGADKNKKESVVNIVGSRAATQYAANVSLLLGFGGLFWAFAEAGDVRFIVLVLCAILCGYVYQCPPFRLSYRGLGEPLCFAAFGPLATSAFYFSNSSRSISSRTAALLPLSKTVIASSILVGLTTTLILFCSHFHQIEGDRAVGKMSPLVRIGTKTGATLVTVAIGTLYTLLTAFGISRCLPPSCIVLGALTLPLGKWVVDYVQRNHDLMKNAG, from the exons GCCGCCGTCTCTGCAGAGCCCGCGAGAAGGCGCCGCGCGCTACGGCGGGTCCGGTGCTCGGCCGCAGCGGCGTCCGGAGGAGGCGGGGACGCCGTCGAGCTTTCCCGCGCGACGCTGCTCTGGAGGGCGGCCAAGCTGCCCATCTACTCCGTGGCGCTCGTGCCGCTCACC GTAGGGACTGCTGCTGCTTATAACCATGCAGGGTTGTTCTTTGCCAGGCGCTACTTTGGCCTCCTGGCTGCTGCTGTCCTTGTGATCACCTGGCTCAATCTGAG CAATGACGTTTATGATTCAGATACCGGCGCTGATAAGAACAAGAAAGAATCCGTGGTCAATATTGTTGGCAG TCGAGCAGCGACACAATATGCTGCAAATGTTTCTCTTCTGCTCGGCTTTGGTGGGCTATTTTGGGCCTTTGCGGAAGCAGGGGATGTCAGGTTCATCGTTTTGGTGCTATGTGCAATCCTCTGTGGTTATGTTTACCAG TGCCCGCCGTTCCGATTAAGTTACCGCGGTCTAGGCGAACCATTATGTTTTGCTGCATTTGGCCCATTGGCAACGTCAGCATTCTACTTCTCAAACAGCAGCAGAAGCATTTCAAG CAGGACTGCAGCTCTTCTCCCTCTCAGCAAAACAGTCATAGCTTCATCCATTCTTGTTGGGTTGACAACTACCCTGATACTCTTCTGCAGCCACTTTCACCAG ATTGAAGGAGACAGGGCTGTTGGAAAGATGTCTCCCCTG GTAAGAATTGGCACCAAGACAGGCGCGACACTAGTGACAGTTGCGATCGGCACCCTTTACACTCTCTTGACGGCTTTTGGCATAAGCAGATGCCTCCCACCATCCTGCATT GTCCTTGGCGCCCTGACTCTCCCTCTTGGCAAATGGGTTGTGGACTATGTGCAGAGAAACCATGAT TTGATGAAAAATGCAGGATGA
- the LOC119287690 gene encoding 2-carboxy-1,4-naphthoquinone phytyltransferase, chloroplastic-like isoform X2 — protein MPLAGIALAPLLVSPLAPPSPRGSVAAVSAEPARRRRALRRVRCSAAAASGGGGDAVELSRATLLWRAAKLPIYSVALVPLTVGTAAAYNHAGLFFARRYFGLLAAAVLVITWLNLSNDVYDSDTGADKNKKESVVNIVGSRAATQYAANVSLLLGFGGLFWAFAEAGDVRFIVLVLCAILCGYVYQCPPFRLSYRGLGEPLCFAAFGPLATSAFYFSNSSRSISRTAALLPLSKTVIASSILVGLTTTLILFCSHFHQIEGDRAVGKMSPLVRIGTKTGATLVTVAIGTLYTLLTAFGISRCLPPSCIVLGALTLPLGKWVVDYVQRNHDDDTKIFMAKYYCVRLHALFGMALASGLALARNGILA, from the exons GCCGCCGTCTCTGCAGAGCCCGCGAGAAGGCGCCGCGCGCTACGGCGGGTCCGGTGCTCGGCCGCAGCGGCGTCCGGAGGAGGCGGGGACGCCGTCGAGCTTTCCCGCGCGACGCTGCTCTGGAGGGCGGCCAAGCTGCCCATCTACTCCGTGGCGCTCGTGCCGCTCACC GTAGGGACTGCTGCTGCTTATAACCATGCAGGGTTGTTCTTTGCCAGGCGCTACTTTGGCCTCCTGGCTGCTGCTGTCCTTGTGATCACCTGGCTCAATCTGAG CAATGACGTTTATGATTCAGATACCGGCGCTGATAAGAACAAGAAAGAATCCGTGGTCAATATTGTTGGCAG TCGAGCAGCGACACAATATGCTGCAAATGTTTCTCTTCTGCTCGGCTTTGGTGGGCTATTTTGGGCCTTTGCGGAAGCAGGGGATGTCAGGTTCATCGTTTTGGTGCTATGTGCAATCCTCTGTGGTTATGTTTACCAG TGCCCGCCGTTCCGATTAAGTTACCGCGGTCTAGGCGAACCATTATGTTTTGCTGCATTTGGCCCATTGGCAACGTCAGCATTCTACTTCTCAAACAGCAGCAGAAGCATTTCAAG GACTGCAGCTCTTCTCCCTCTCAGCAAAACAGTCATAGCTTCATCCATTCTTGTTGGGTTGACAACTACCCTGATACTCTTCTGCAGCCACTTTCACCAG ATTGAAGGAGACAGGGCTGTTGGAAAGATGTCTCCCCTG GTAAGAATTGGCACCAAGACAGGCGCGACACTAGTGACAGTTGCGATCGGCACCCTTTACACTCTCTTGACGGCTTTTGGCATAAGCAGATGCCTCCCACCATCCTGCATT GTCCTTGGCGCCCTGACTCTCCCTCTTGGCAAATGGGTTGTGGACTATGTGCAGAGAAACCATGAT GATGACACCAAGATCTTCATGGCCAAGTATTACTGCGTTCGGCTGCACGCCTTGTTCGGGATGGCGCTGGCTTCCGGTCTGGCGCTGGCCAGGAACGGCATACTAGCCTGA